tatgttaaaaaatacaaaataaatgtctttGTAATGTTCCATCAAAATGTtataacttgctccgcctctgaaacgacTTCCCATTTCAGCTGAAATCAGGCCACATGGGGAAAGAAACTTTAACCAAAAGCCAAAGAGCTATTTAGGCATTGATTTAGACTACTGATTCTGATATTAAACACTCACCCATTGTCATTGTTGGACTGGAGTTCTTGAATACGTTTTCTGGGAaagatttgaacattttaaaagaaaatatgacttCCTGaacaaaagtcaaataaaatattgtaaattatAAGCAGGGACTAAtaggttcaaggaacgaaaacgcAAAacgaaatttgtttttttatcagaACGTAACCGAGAActagtgaaaatgttttaaatgctggtaaccggttataaccagttaattttgttctgataatGTTTTCACGAAACTAAAGGCCAAacggtttatcacagtacatttttggaactacaccacttcatgtagcccgacatttttttaatgtgctttcatcctgaaggaaactgctgcatcataaaacatttttgcctATTGAGGATGTcgtattctgtgaatgaagacctttttaacaactatggaAGGAACAAGGACAACATTATTggaggtaaaaagtacatttctcagttgttttctattcttcactgaattattgttagatatgatgcattaataaagATTTGATGCTGACTGATTTATTtggggcttgtttttccagaccatgttgctTTGTTTTTCTTTCGCGATCTGGCAACAAAGCAATTAATATTTCACCTACCCCTAAGCGCagagtactgtcactttaaaaagagcattattaaccgttcttctattttgttctaaccagtaaACTTTTGGAGAGGAGGCTGGAGGACTTCTGAATCGGAAcgaaatgaaaaaaacattttgattttagtCCCTGATTATAAGTGTAgtattgtaaattaaaaaaaaaaactttttttttcattaagtaCAATGAAAATCTTTTCGTCAGTCTGTAGTTCAAATATAAAGTATTGATTCACACTCACTTGTATTTCTTGACCATGAAGAAACACAGCCCTCCAAACAAAGCCGAAACTACAAGCCCAGTGATGGTTGGAATGAGGATGTGACTTAAAGTTGCTTGTTCTGATAAAATCAAAAGCATGAAATCAACATTGTTCCCCAGTTACTTTCTTATAAATCTGTGGTATAATTGAGTACAATTCCTTTCAGCTAATGTCACATATATCTATTTTCAATCCCTCTCCTCCTATGACCCGGAACCATCCTTGTATGTACTGtaattcaaataaattacattaaaaaaatcctGCCATAAGgtctttttattgtattattgagTATCATGTTTTACTCAGCAATCCGATTGCAGAAGTGATTGCAAACAGAGTTTCATTCTAACTTCAAAAGCATCATTTACctaaattttcttttctttctttgttcaTTTAAGCTTGTTTCTTAAACTTCACCAGAAACTAATTTTATGAAACACGTTGGTTTGTAAAGTGATCTTGAGTTTCTAGAAAGGTGCTATTTAATAAAACTCTTACAGTATCTCTTCCCAATCACAAAAGAGGTCTTAGTAATCAATCTCAAGCCAAGCTAGGCTACATGCACATGATTTTTATAGCAGCTCTTGGTAAAAGAATCTGGACTTACCCTCTCACATAAATACTGACTGTACTTGAGGCTTCCAGGCCTCCGTGGTATTTGACCGTGCATGTAATATCTTTGTGATCATCCTCTTTTTTGGGTGTGATGGTCAGTAGAGACTCCACTTCCCAGTTTCCATGACGAATGTCCTTGTAGCTTAGCAGGATATCTTTTTCAGGGCGGCTCCAGGTGAGAGTGGGATGATGGGAAGGACAGGTGTGCATGACGGAGCATTTGAAGACTACTGGAACACCCTCCTCCACAGACTGCCTAAATTGCAGCTCTGGTTTTATTTTATCTTGATTTTCTTGAATGACAAATCACATTTGTCttaatacatatacagtattagcATATTAAAGAAGAAATCAGCTGTCTAACAAATGGCAAATTGATCatttttcacaaaacaaacaacacagcTACCCATATTGTGTCTGTTGGCCTTGTAATTGGCCAAAAGTCTGAATTTAAAATTAGGTTGTATATGAAAATGGAGAAAACTgatttaaagaaaaacattttttataaaattttattaaatctcCTAATAGAGCTTGAGGGCTAAGAAACACACTTACCATTCAAATTAACTGAAACACAACTCTCAATAAATGAATATTTGTCTTTTTCAGCTCTCTCTAACTCAACCCTAAAGCAAAATGGACCGTTGTCATGATTTTTAACATCATCGATCTCCAAAGAGCAGTTGTAATCCCCCAGTCGACCAACCATTCTTGTGCGACCCTTGAAACTGTCCATAATTTTCAAATTATCCTCACTATAGATGTactcttcatttattttttctttgtgcCAAATGGCCCTCATCCGCGAGGATGGTTGTTCTTTTCCAGGGTATTTGAAAGAACAGGGCAACACAACACAAGATGACACGAGAGCATCCATGTTAGGCTCTAATTCTGCTTTCCACACATCAGAAAGCACTGGAGCAAAAAtaactgcaataaaaaaatacatttaacaaaatattaattgtaaagttcacccatatgttgttccaatcttacatgacttttttcttccatggaatataaATAGATATGTTTTGCACAATAGGCAAAATGAAACctcaaaatgtactttcattcTTAGAAAAAggattcaatggaagtgaatggcgaATCAGACCAACATAATGCATTTCCTTTTGTATTTCATGGGAAAATGTCATATGGATTCGAAACAAAAGGAGGGTGAcaaaacgatgacagaattttcattttgcatgaactatccctttaaagtctaAAACAATGTTGATTTAAGAAAAATGAACTATACAAAATGTTATCATATTTTGTCCATGTACTGTGTATGGATGAAACACAACGGAGTCCTACCATGAAGCCAGTACAGCAGAACCACTACCCGCACACCCATGCTGGAATGGAAAGATTCTAGGGGTGCAGAAAAGGTCAATCAGTTAAAACAATCAGAAATGACATTAgacaagataaataaaaatttttgCAAGCTAATTTCATTTTTCTTAtcgtatatatataataaagatctTGTTTGCTGTAATAAACATGTTCTTTGATCAAAATCAATGCAAATGTTTGGCAGTAACAGGTAAATTCAAGTAGTTGACGTTACTTGTAGAGCCTACTAGATGATTTGTAGATTCATTTTATGGTCTTATCCTAAATAAATAAGaatgtaaataaaaatttgatttagtttatgacaaatattgtttcttttgtgttgcttttaaatatgtttatttttgttctgtTGATGACAGTAATAATCATATGAACAGAAAAAAGCCTACCTTATTTTTCAGCAGGAAAGTAACTGGTGTGCCAAATGAATATCCGAAGACAAAAACTGATGTCTACATACGCATACACCATTGAGAAATAATTTCAGCAGGAGGCATGTTCATTTTAGCCCCCACCTTCTAAAAAGAATATATAGACCATTATTTTCAGTTCTCTATTTCTGCTTCCCTTGAAGTTGCTCTATCGAAGATCATCAGAACAAATGTCAAACCTAAAAGTCAAATAATGCAAATACATGATCAAGAGAAAACAGCCTTaatccacaaaaaaataaaataaaaaatccacaaAATGTAACTGATTGGATTTCATTTCAGGGCTGGACATAGTACAGTAAAGACTGgaccacatactgtatgtattgtatgtatgtaaTACTGCATTATATGATGGACTATGGACATCATTCACGGTCgtattttagtattttatataataaaggTCCCTTTCAGAAGACTTTTAGTGAAGGCTACATTTAAACTTTACTGCCAtgttcccttcagagtgcccacatcaagaaCTCTGTCTTTCGTAGTGAGTAGGACATAGGGATGATCgctccacatctgggatggcatgagggtgagtcaatgatgagagaatttttatttttgggtgaactatccctttaattaactgcaggttatgatttctatgccacATGCCAATCATGCTTTGTTTTTCctttcaagatctggcaacaaaGCAATTCATATTTCACCTACCCCTAAGCGCagagtactgtcactttaaaaagAGCATTATTAACCGTTCAtctattttgttctaaccagtaacCTTTTGGAGAGGCTGGAGGACTTCTGAATCATTAgaaaaaatgctgtttttgcccagaaaaaaacatttcaattttaGTCCCTGATTATAAtagtattgtaaatgtaaaaaaaaaaaaaggttttattaaGTACAATGAAAATCTATGTCACACCGGAATGTGAGGTTCTTAATTATACCAGCATTTAATTTATCCACTGAAATGAAAAGGACAACGACCACTTCTAGAATTTATCCAATTTATTTAATACCAATTTGCTCACAATGATAAAATTTGCAACATGATAAAAAGTAAAGAAAGGCAACTCACTGGTCAGTTAATGCAACAGCCCAATTCATCAGCTTAGATTCAAAATCCAAATCCTATCCTATATCAGTATATAAAATCAACCAAGCATAAAAATCAAATGCATTGACAAAAAGTTCGGCAGTCTTCAGTCACATCCCAAACCAGATTCTAGGTCCAGACCCGGTGCCAGACACAAATTCACGGAcgggcattacatttttttcaggggGCACAACCAGTCCCGGCGCCAATGGGCGGGCATTGGGGGGCCTGGCCCGCCCTGTGAGTCACTAGTGCCCACCCTGGAAGATCCTGTCTCCCTTCATCAACTCTACGTCACGTCTCACATCTCATTTCATCGCGATCTCACAAAGCAATGTGCCCAGACCCGGCGCCAGACACAAATTCACGGAcgggcattacatttttttcaggggggcacaactgagataaacctaattccctaattgcataataacattaaatgatatgaccgattatgaattgaatatgtatgataaaatgataatgatcgatagtagcctgttacataatgtactgacgctattcaaattcataactgatgctaaagatttgtgctgtttaggctcgcgcagcctctcgatgaaacaaataggcctaactgcagctcacacaaagaaactcagttagcatactgcggtaaaaaattctaaatgtgtaagttagtttttatatttataacatgaagcaacaccatacaaccaagtgctgaataccatcacgattgaaaatgtaacactgatttcgacagttcaataaacaagtgggtcttctccccttacctcgctgctgtcttctgccaactttggtggtctttgattaaagaaacgccgtatatccatggtaactgtcacacgaaatagctcagcatagttgttttaaaaaataacagctatcgttattaagcgctactatgcttaggacacaaa
The sequence above is a segment of the Xyrauchen texanus isolate HMW12.3.18 chromosome 38, RBS_HiC_50CHRs, whole genome shotgun sequence genome. Coding sequences within it:
- the LOC127631613 gene encoding sialic acid-binding Ig-like lectin 14 isoform X1, whose amino-acid sequence is MGVRVVVLLYWLHVIFAPVLSDVWKAELEPNMDALVSSCVVLPCSFKYPGKEQPSSRMRAIWHKEKINEEYIYSEDNLKIMDSFKGRTRMVGRLGDYNCSLEIDDVKNHDNGPFCFRVELERAEKDKYSFIESCVSVNLNENQDKIKPELQFRQSVEEGVPVVFKCSVMHTCPSHHPTLTWSRPEKDILLSYKDIRHGNWEVESLLTITPKKEDDHKDITCTVKYHGGLEASSTVSIYVREQATLSHILIPTITGLVVSALFGGLCFFMVKKYKKRIQELQSNNDNGMWNRLSRMSRRFRPGENRNQQGGRDQRRSIWSRFSKRGQGHQIDSNIDNGKNNVCTVSGGKPRMPSPKRQKPTLVMIMRMITPTQLNSTYMEMPDRKHRMSLKPLSSSQYLCFDAWHSCG
- the LOC127631613 gene encoding sialic acid-binding Ig-like lectin 14 isoform X4; this encodes MGVRVVVLLYWLHVIFAPVLSDVWKAELEPNMDALVSSCVVLPCSFKYPGKEQPSSRMRAIWHKEKINEEYIYSEDNLKIMDSFKGRTRMVGRLGDYNCSLEIDDVKNHDNGPFCFRVELERAEKDKYSFIESCVSVNLNENQDKIKPELQFRQSVEEGVPVVFKCSVMHTCPSHHPTLTWSRPEKDILLSYKDIRHGNWEVESLLTITPKKEDDHKDITCTVKYHGGLEASSTVSIYVREQATLSHILIPTITGLVVSALFGGLCFFMVKKYKKRIQELQSNNDNGMWNRLSRMSRRFRPGENRNQQGGRDQRRGQGHQIDSNIDNGKNNVCTVSGGKPRMPSPKSQTKTYSGYDYEDDYTNTAELNIYGNA
- the LOC127631613 gene encoding sialic acid-binding Ig-like lectin 14 isoform X2, whose amino-acid sequence is MGVRVVVLLYWLHVIFAPVLSDVWKAELEPNMDALVSSCVVLPCSFKYPGKEQPSSRMRAIWHKEKINEEYIYSEDNLKIMDSFKGRTRMVGRLGDYNCSLEIDDVKNHDNGPFCFRVELERAEKDKYSFIESCVSVNLNENQDKIKPELQFRQSVEEGVPVVFKCSVMHTCPSHHPTLTWSRPEKDILLSYKDIRHGNWEVESLLTITPKKEDDHKDITCTVKYHGGLEASSTVSIYVREQATLSHILIPTITGLVVSALFGGLCFFMVKKYKKRIQELQSNNDNGMWNRLSRMSRRFRPGENRNQQGGRDQRRGQGHQIDSNIDNGKNNVCTVSGGKPRMPSPKRQKPTLVMIMRMITPTQLNSTYMEMPDRKHRMSLKPLSSSQYLCFDAWHSCG
- the LOC127631613 gene encoding sialic acid-binding Ig-like lectin 14 isoform X3 — translated: MGVRVVVLLYWLHVIFAPVLSDVWKAELEPNMDALVSSCVVLPCSFKYPGKEQPSSRMRAIWHKEKINEEYIYSEDNLKIMDSFKGRTRMVGRLGDYNCSLEIDDVKNHDNGPFCFRVELERAEKDKYSFIESCVSVNLNENQDKIKPELQFRQSVEEGVPVVFKCSVMHTCPSHHPTLTWSRPEKDILLSYKDIRHGNWEVESLLTITPKKEDDHKDITCTVKYHGGLEASSTVSIYVREQATLSHILIPTITGLVVSALFGGLCFFMVKKYKKRIQELQSNNDNGMWNRLSRMSRRFRPGENRNQQGGRDQRRSIWSRFSKRGQGHQIDSNIDNGKNNVCTVSGGKPRMPSPKSQTKTYSGYDYEDDYTNTAELNIYGNA